The following nucleotide sequence is from Halorussus caseinilyticus.
GGATGGAGGCGACCGCGGGCGCGAGTTCCTCACTGTCGTTCATCATTGTGCATCAACGGACGGAATTGTACATAAGGCTTGCGCCGCCGCGCCGGTCGCCCGCGGAATCTTCAAGTCCGGACCGCCCGAATCGCCGGACATGGACGACACGGGTGAGACGGACGTTGCTGGCATCTTCGCGCGCGAATCACCGTATTTGGACCGGTACGTCCAACTCGGGATTGCGAGCGGGCGCGTCCTCAGCGTCTCGTTTCCGGACACGCCCGACGAGGAGGCAAGCGAGGACCACGACCTGCTAGACCGAATCTTCGACTACTTGGGCGGCGTCGAGGAAGACGACTTCGCGGACGTGGAAATCGCGCTCACGGTGCCGACCGACCAGCGCCGGGTGTTAGAGCGCGTCCGCGGGATTCCCTACGGCGAGCAGGTCAGCGTCGAGACGCTGGCGAGGATGACCAGCGGCATCGACCACACCGACGAGGACGACCTGAACGTGGTCCGGACCGCGCTGGACGAGAACCCCGCGCCGCTCCTGATTCCGGACCACCGGGTTCGAGACGGCCCGAGCGCCGCGCCCGCGGTTGTCGAGCAGA
It contains:
- a CDS encoding MGMT family protein encodes the protein MDDTGETDVAGIFARESPYLDRYVQLGIASGRVLSVSFPDTPDEEASEDHDLLDRIFDYLGGVEEDDFADVEIALTVPTDQRRVLERVRGIPYGEQVSVETLARMTSGIDHTDEDDLNVVRTALDENPAPLLIPDHRVRDGPSAAPAVVEQKLRSLEEL